A portion of the Manihot esculenta cultivar AM560-2 chromosome 2, M.esculenta_v8, whole genome shotgun sequence genome contains these proteins:
- the LOC110608516 gene encoding axial regulator YABBY 1 has product MSSSSTLSLDQLSPSEQLCYVHCNICDTGLAVSVPCTTLFKTITVRCGHCANLLPVNMRGSILPSANPFHMGHNFFSPHNLLGEIPNPSSNFLINQINVNDLSVPNRGVIHDELPSPPVINRPPEKRQRVPSAYNRFIKDEIQRIKAGNPDISHREAFSAAAKNWAHFPHIQFGLMADQTVKKTNMGQQEGEDVMMNDGFFGSANVGVSPY; this is encoded by the exons ATGTCCTCCTCTTCTACGTTGTCTTTGGACCAACTCTCTCCCTCCGAGCAGCTCTGTTATGTCCATTGCAACATTTGTGACACCGGTCTCGCG GTGAGTGTTCCTTGCACAACTCTATTCAAAACTATTACTGTGCGATGCGGTCACTGCGCCAATCTCCTTCCAGTGAACATGCGTGGGTCGATTTTGCCATCTGCTAATCCATTTCACATGGGTCACAATTTCTTCTCTCCTCACAATCTTCTG GGTGAGATTCCGAACCCATCTTCAAACTTCTTGATCAATCAAATCAATGTGAATGATCTTAGCGTTCCAAATCGAGGAGTGATTCATGATGAGCTTCCAAGCCCACCAGTTATCAACAGAC CCCCGGAGAAGAGACAGAGAGTTCCCTCAGCGTACAATCGCTTCATCAA GGACGAAATCCAACGCATCAAGGCTGGAAATCCTGATATAAGCCACAGAGAAGCCTTTAGCGCAGCTGCTAAGAAT TGGGCCCACTTTCCCCACATTCAGTTTGGTCTCATGGCAGATCAGACAGTGAAGAAGACTAACATGGGCCAACAG GAAGGAGAAGACGTTATGATGAACGATGGGTTCTTTGGTTCAGCAAATGTTGGTGTCTCTCCATACTAA